A genome region from Neptunomonas japonica JAMM 1380 includes the following:
- the dsbD gene encoding protein-disulfide reductase DsbD, with product MPSAIKIAIKTITIICVLAMSVSFANAGFFDKKSSAGQSADGPLPVEKAYIFAPEIGDNGQVFLRWDIPDEYYLYRDRIQVTSSKTLEIVSHINGATDTKNDPLFGTVEVFHNSADVTLQVRSLTGAPADGSLKITYQGCWEGGICYPPVTTDLVLTDIPADIFKIVAIPADASSKTVPDNSRSLEQASNGASQVALNSSQAGFLSEQDQFASLISGDNVLLTLGAFFLAGLALSLTPCVFPMIPIISSIIAGHGHRITTQRAMFLSMVYVLAVSATYTVAGVLAGLFGENLQAAFQNAWIIAFFSLIFVMLSLSMFGFYELQLPNAWQSKLNKTSHHQQGGTVTGVAVMGLLSALIVGPCMAAPLAGALIYIGQTGDPVMGGLALFTLSMGMGVPILLIGASAGKLLPKAGRWMDSIKAGFGVALLLMAVWMLDRVVPASVTMILTAVILIITAIYMRAIDGIPHDAKGWLKLWKGVGVMLLLYGAALLIGVFSGSNSLIYPLKGFASNYSVDSQANKLSFVTVTSINQLEPLLKQAKKNGKPVMLDFYADWCISCIELEHVTFADAKVQQALASFVRIKVDVTANDADSKSLNQAYKVIGPPALIFYNQSGVLRSELTLIGVIDPSDFVSHLTRLTAT from the coding sequence GTGCCGAGTGCAATTAAAATAGCAATTAAAACCATCACAATTATTTGTGTTCTGGCGATGAGCGTTTCATTTGCCAATGCCGGTTTTTTCGATAAGAAAAGTTCAGCAGGGCAGTCAGCAGATGGTCCTTTACCCGTTGAAAAAGCATATATCTTTGCGCCTGAAATAGGTGATAACGGACAAGTTTTTTTACGTTGGGATATCCCCGATGAGTATTATTTATATCGTGACCGTATACAGGTTACTTCCTCTAAAACACTAGAAATTGTCAGTCATATTAACGGTGCTACAGATACAAAAAATGACCCTTTGTTTGGTACTGTTGAGGTGTTTCATAATAGTGCAGATGTCACCTTACAAGTTCGCAGCCTAACAGGAGCTCCAGCTGATGGGAGCTTGAAAATCACCTATCAGGGGTGTTGGGAAGGAGGTATCTGTTATCCACCAGTGACAACAGACTTAGTGCTTACTGATATTCCGGCCGATATTTTTAAAATAGTGGCTATACCCGCTGATGCTTCTTCTAAAACAGTGCCTGATAATAGCCGTTCCTTGGAGCAAGCTAGTAACGGTGCTTCTCAAGTCGCACTTAATAGTAGTCAGGCTGGGTTTCTGAGTGAGCAGGATCAATTTGCTAGCCTTATATCGGGCGATAATGTGTTACTCACACTAGGCGCTTTTTTTCTGGCGGGTTTAGCACTATCGCTAACGCCATGTGTTTTTCCCATGATTCCTATTATTTCCAGCATTATTGCAGGGCATGGCCATAGAATAACGACACAAAGAGCGATGTTTTTGTCGATGGTATATGTTCTGGCAGTATCTGCTACTTATACTGTTGCTGGAGTTCTTGCTGGTTTGTTTGGTGAAAATTTACAAGCGGCCTTTCAGAACGCGTGGATCATTGCTTTTTTCAGCCTGATATTTGTCATGCTTTCATTGTCTATGTTTGGGTTTTATGAGCTTCAGTTACCAAATGCTTGGCAAAGCAAATTGAATAAAACTAGCCATCATCAGCAGGGTGGAACGGTAACCGGCGTCGCCGTTATGGGGCTGCTATCAGCGCTGATTGTTGGTCCATGCATGGCCGCTCCTTTAGCGGGTGCGCTTATTTATATAGGCCAGACTGGAGACCCTGTTATGGGTGGTCTTGCCTTGTTTACATTAAGTATGGGGATGGGCGTTCCTATTTTGTTGATAGGTGCCTCGGCAGGGAAGTTATTACCTAAAGCTGGGCGTTGGATGGACTCTATTAAAGCTGGGTTTGGGGTGGCTTTGTTATTGATGGCTGTGTGGATGCTCGATCGTGTAGTACCAGCGTCTGTCACCATGATCTTGACAGCGGTCATCCTTATTATTACTGCCATATACATGCGTGCTATCGATGGCATCCCTCATGATGCTAAGGGCTGGCTAAAGCTATGGAAAGGTGTAGGAGTCATGCTACTACTCTATGGGGCAGCTTTACTGATAGGAGTGTTTTCAGGAAGTAATAGTCTAATTTATCCGCTAAAAGGCTTCGCTTCTAATTATTCAGTTGATTCTCAAGCTAATAAATTAAGTTTTGTGACGGTGACATCAATAAACCAACTAGAACCGCTTTTAAAGCAAGCGAAAAAAAACGGTAAGCCTGTCATGTTGGACTTTTACGCTGATTGGTGTATTTCCTGTATTGAGCTGGAGCATGTCACGTTTGCCGATGCAAAAGTACAGCAAGCACTGGCTAGTTTTGTACGTATTAAGGTTGATGTGACAGCGAATGATGCCGACTCCAAATCACTCAATCAAGCCTATAAGGTCATTGGCCCACCGGCGCTCATTTTTTATAATCAATCGGGTGTGTTACGCTCGGAACTGACATTAATTGGTGTTATAGATCCATCTGACTTCGTTAGTCATTTAACAAGGCTAACAGCAACATAA
- a CDS encoding DUF1499 domain-containing protein, with protein MKLLLTLAVVVISAIIIYFFVLSYLSKQSSPLGLVDAKLTVCIQKPNCVCSEYPEDTSHFIEPVDLNVQGLRSHLSSMDVILTIKEAITDAGGKLQENQALHSEALYFAATFHSSLFGFIDDLEVRFDPKNNLLHFRSASRAGYSDFGVNRKRVMQLSDAIVRRLQ; from the coding sequence ATGAAGCTTTTATTAACGCTGGCCGTTGTCGTTATCTCTGCAATTATTATCTATTTTTTTGTTTTAAGTTACCTTTCCAAACAAAGCAGCCCACTCGGACTGGTTGATGCCAAGTTGACTGTGTGCATACAAAAACCAAATTGTGTGTGTAGTGAATACCCTGAAGATACGTCACATTTTATAGAGCCAGTTGATTTGAATGTGCAAGGTCTGCGTTCACATTTATCTTCAATGGATGTTATTTTAACAATCAAAGAAGCGATCACCGATGCGGGGGGTAAGCTTCAAGAAAATCAGGCGCTTCATTCGGAGGCATTGTACTTCGCCGCTACCTTTCACTCCTCTTTATTTGGCTTTATTGACGATCTTGAAGTGCGCTTTGATCCAAAAAATAATCTACTACATTTTCGCTCGGCTTCACGGGCTGGTTATAGTGATTTTGGCGTTAATCGAAAAAGAGTCATGCAGCTAAGCGATGCTATTGTGCGCCGTTTACAATGA
- a CDS encoding high-affinity branched-chain amino acid ABC transporter substrate-binding protein, translating into MKLIKNLFITLLLAAMSLSSQANNVLKIGIAGPFSGPVSPYGQMQLQGAYAAIEMLNKEGGVNGHLIEVIEYDDACEPKQAVSVAHRVIKDGVKYVVGHLCSSSTQPATDVYQDEDVLVITGSTNPGITRRGYQNVFRTIGLDSEQGKTAADYISKIVKPQRVAIIHDKLQYGKGVASIVRAQLLTNGINVVSTDGVNHGEKDFFALIGKLKRHNIDFVYYGGYHPELALIMRQAKDVGFNPVYMGPEGLGNKDIAYLAGDAVEGLLVTLPERYDLIKKNLTIAESLKNKGIDPKGPFIWTSYAAVQAFADAVSRVGMKNTQKVAAALRSKIIDTVIGPVSWDDKGDLNGFDFGVYQWHADGTGTLISK; encoded by the coding sequence ATGAAGCTAATAAAAAATCTTTTTATAACTTTACTACTTGCAGCAATGAGCCTGTCTTCACAGGCGAATAATGTACTTAAAATAGGTATTGCTGGGCCGTTCTCTGGTCCGGTTTCACCCTATGGACAGATGCAATTACAGGGTGCATATGCCGCAATCGAAATGCTGAATAAAGAAGGTGGTGTAAATGGACATTTGATTGAAGTGATAGAGTACGATGATGCGTGCGAGCCCAAGCAAGCGGTTTCTGTTGCACATCGTGTTATTAAAGATGGGGTTAAGTATGTTGTTGGTCATCTTTGCTCTAGCTCGACCCAGCCAGCGACAGATGTTTATCAGGATGAAGATGTATTAGTCATAACAGGTTCTACTAATCCAGGTATCACCCGACGTGGTTATCAAAATGTATTTCGCACCATCGGCTTAGACTCGGAGCAGGGGAAAACTGCTGCTGATTATATCTCTAAGATAGTTAAGCCCCAGCGTGTTGCTATTATTCACGATAAGCTACAGTACGGAAAAGGTGTTGCGTCAATAGTGCGAGCCCAGTTACTGACTAATGGCATTAATGTAGTGAGTACAGATGGTGTAAACCATGGCGAAAAAGATTTTTTTGCGTTAATAGGTAAGCTAAAACGGCACAATATTGATTTTGTCTATTATGGTGGTTATCACCCGGAGTTAGCACTTATTATGCGCCAAGCAAAGGATGTTGGTTTTAACCCCGTTTATATGGGACCAGAAGGTCTGGGTAATAAAGATATAGCCTATCTTGCTGGTGATGCAGTTGAAGGCTTACTGGTTACTTTGCCGGAACGTTATGACTTGATTAAAAAGAACCTCACGATTGCTGAGTCTCTAAAGAACAAAGGCATTGACCCTAAAGGTCCTTTTATCTGGACAAGCTATGCTGCTGTTCAGGCATTTGCTGATGCTGTGAGTCGTGTTGGGATGAAAAATACTCAGAAAGTGGCTGCCGCCTTACGATCAAAAATAATTGATACTGTCATTGGTCCTGTCAGTTGGGACGATAAAGGTGACCTTAATGGTTTTGATTTTGGTGTTTATCAGTGGCATGCAGATGGAACAGGAACGCTTATTAGTAAATAA
- a CDS encoding fatty acid desaturase has product MDEYKNIGGDFSTNIHKFYNYPFQCLWVLFSGKEIINRKRLFVPNSYTHLVMAFLYLFIGGLGVAAFTANNNVALLLISLLFVVAGSRYMMTTNIHMMSHGVFFKNRKLDFVLGEFLTTVFFVQSCQFYRVDHLRHHGKHFGSLQDGDAQKVIDLGFDPGKSKAQLWSHLLLLCISPLYHYQSLKSRFLDNFFHCTNMRKMMSILWVLILCLVAVNAGGWLVFWIYIVPVLLLCQVAALIQLICEHIWISTTLSSKQCHIQLTNGRYCGTPFPEAGSSVWLYACDCFLWVLRNLLIELPIRIAVFQGTVPSHDWHHRFCGSKQWADSAMQREIHIHKQITETGKSSYTEIWGSIEIIDNVFSHISQSDTYAEKLCEVG; this is encoded by the coding sequence ATGGATGAGTATAAAAATATAGGTGGAGATTTTTCAACCAATATACATAAGTTTTATAACTACCCCTTTCAATGCTTATGGGTTCTTTTTTCGGGAAAAGAAATAATAAATAGAAAACGTTTATTTGTTCCTAATAGCTATACTCATTTGGTTATGGCATTTTTGTATTTATTTATCGGTGGTTTAGGCGTCGCAGCCTTTACTGCTAATAATAATGTAGCACTTTTGCTTATTTCATTATTATTTGTTGTGGCAGGTTCACGTTATATGATGACAACAAATATTCATATGATGTCTCACGGTGTTTTTTTTAAAAATAGAAAACTAGATTTTGTGCTGGGAGAGTTTTTGACAACGGTGTTTTTTGTGCAGAGTTGTCAGTTTTATAGGGTTGATCATTTAAGACACCACGGAAAACATTTTGGTTCTTTGCAAGATGGTGATGCTCAGAAAGTGATCGATTTAGGTTTTGATCCAGGAAAGAGTAAAGCTCAGCTGTGGTCTCATCTTTTATTATTGTGTATTAGTCCGCTTTATCATTACCAGTCATTGAAAAGCAGATTTTTAGATAATTTTTTTCACTGTACGAATATGAGAAAAATGATGAGTATTTTATGGGTTCTGATTTTATGCTTAGTGGCTGTGAATGCGGGAGGCTGGTTAGTATTTTGGATCTATATAGTCCCTGTATTGTTGCTTTGTCAGGTAGCAGCATTAATTCAATTAATATGCGAGCATATCTGGATTTCAACGACTCTCTCTTCAAAACAATGCCATATTCAACTGACAAATGGTCGCTATTGTGGAACGCCATTTCCTGAGGCAGGTTCCAGTGTTTGGCTTTATGCTTGCGATTGTTTTTTATGGGTATTGCGAAATTTACTTATTGAGTTACCTATACGTATTGCTGTTTTTCAAGGTACGGTACCGTCACATGACTGGCATCATAGGTTCTGTGGCAGTAAACAATGGGCGGATAGTGCGATGCAACGGGAAATACACATTCATAAACAAATTACAGAGACAGGAAAATCATCATATACAGAGATATGGGGTAGCATTGAAATCATTGATAATGTGTTTTCTCATATAAGCCAATCTGACACCTATGCTGAAAAATTATGTGAGGTTGGTTAA
- a CDS encoding NADPH-dependent FMN reductase: protein MKIVAFAASSSKKSINKKLVTYASSLLESSCVDILDLNDYELPLFSEDKESELGKPALAQDFLQKIADCDALVISFAEHNGSYSAAYKNLFDWCSRINPKVFQNKSMVLLSTSPGARGGAGVLAQAVNSAPFFAGEVKASYSVPSFYENFDMENSCINNEEIKFSLQSAMAKLI from the coding sequence ATGAAAATAGTAGCTTTTGCCGCCAGTAGTAGTAAAAAATCTATTAATAAAAAATTGGTCACTTATGCGAGCAGCCTGCTTGAATCAAGCTGTGTTGATATTTTAGATTTGAACGATTATGAACTCCCTTTATTTAGTGAAGATAAAGAAAGTGAATTGGGCAAGCCAGCTTTAGCTCAGGATTTTTTACAAAAAATAGCGGATTGTGATGCATTGGTCATCTCTTTTGCCGAGCACAATGGTTCTTACAGTGCTGCATATAAAAATTTGTTTGATTGGTGCTCTCGTATTAATCCAAAGGTTTTTCAAAATAAATCGATGGTCCTTTTATCTACCTCTCCAGGCGCAAGAGGGGGAGCGGGCGTGTTAGCTCAGGCGGTGAATTCAGCTCCATTTTTTGCAGGTGAAGTAAAAGCGAGTTACTCAGTGCCGAGTTTCTATGAAAACTTTGATATGGAAAATTCATGTATTAATAATGAAGAAATAAAATTTTCGTTGCAGTCAGCGATGGCTAAATTGATCTGA
- a CDS encoding cupin domain-containing protein, whose product MRNSDFVVSHAVDATFERGLRSFFEYRDLGIEHATKGQVVAHVIRAAAGTDFSSQPHYHETHFQFVYILKGWIEFEYEGQGIVRLVAGSSVHQPPGIRHREVGHSEDVEMLEIVMPAGFKTQEVESV is encoded by the coding sequence ATGAGAAATTCTGATTTTGTAGTGTCTCACGCTGTTGATGCGACTTTTGAGCGTGGCCTGCGTTCGTTCTTTGAATACCGAGATCTTGGCATTGAGCATGCAACGAAGGGACAGGTGGTTGCCCATGTTATTCGTGCTGCTGCCGGCACTGATTTTTCTAGCCAGCCTCATTACCATGAGACTCACTTTCAATTTGTATACATACTTAAAGGGTGGATTGAGTTTGAATACGAAGGGCAAGGGATAGTGCGCCTTGTTGCTGGCTCTTCTGTGCATCAACCACCAGGTATTCGACACCGAGAAGTTGGGCATAGCGAAGATGTTGAAATGCTGGAGATTGTTATGCCTGCAGGTTTTAAAACTCAAGAAGTTGAATCTGTGTAA
- the msrA gene encoding peptide-methionine (S)-S-oxide reductase MsrA, producing MKNKLMLLAVVTGLLSYGANAYADKAVLAGGCFWCMESDFEKLDGVSGVVSGFTGGVLKNPTYNGNHKGHYEAVEITYDPKKVTYKELLAHYWINVDPFDSRGQFCDKGPSYLSAVFVANSTERALAEASRKEVVAQFPEQTVVTPILDASTFYPIQGRESYHQDYYKNNPLRYKAYRWNCGRDKRLKTIWGDKATH from the coding sequence ATGAAGAATAAATTGATGTTACTTGCTGTTGTTACGGGCCTGCTTTCTTATGGCGCAAATGCGTATGCAGATAAAGCTGTTTTAGCAGGCGGCTGCTTTTGGTGTATGGAGTCAGATTTTGAAAAGTTAGATGGTGTATCTGGTGTTGTTTCTGGCTTTACTGGCGGTGTACTTAAAAACCCAACTTATAACGGTAACCATAAAGGCCATTATGAGGCCGTAGAAATTACCTACGATCCCAAGAAAGTGACTTATAAAGAGTTGCTGGCGCATTACTGGATTAATGTTGACCCATTTGACTCGCGTGGGCAGTTTTGCGATAAAGGGCCTAGCTATTTGAGTGCTGTTTTTGTCGCTAATAGCACTGAAAGAGCACTGGCCGAAGCTTCAAGAAAAGAAGTGGTAGCGCAGTTTCCAGAGCAAACTGTAGTGACTCCCATTTTAGATGCATCCACCTTCTATCCCATTCAAGGGCGAGAGAGCTATCATCAGGATTACTACAAAAATAATCCTCTGCGATATAAAGCGTACCGCTGGAATTGCGGTCGTGATAAGCGTTTGAAAACAATTTGGGGTGATAAAGCCACACATTAA
- a CDS encoding GFA family protein has translation MAMQGSCLCKAVVYEVDSLDMPISHCHCATCQKAHAAAFVATAGVMREHFRWLKGEEVIASFESSQGKLRHFCSQCGSHLMAEREAAPHVILRVATLDDGPGVKPQSHIWLSHDKSWLEYKDVPAYDEWQTD, from the coding sequence ATGGCAATGCAAGGAAGCTGTTTGTGTAAGGCGGTAGTATACGAAGTTGATTCGCTGGATATGCCTATAAGTCATTGCCATTGTGCTACGTGTCAAAAAGCGCATGCCGCAGCATTTGTAGCCACGGCAGGTGTAATGAGAGAGCATTTTAGGTGGCTTAAAGGGGAAGAGGTGATAGCCTCTTTTGAGTCATCTCAAGGGAAACTACGCCATTTTTGTTCTCAGTGTGGATCTCACCTTATGGCTGAGCGCGAAGCAGCACCTCATGTGATTCTTCGTGTTGCCACATTAGATGATGGCCCTGGTGTTAAGCCGCAGTCTCATATTTGGTTATCGCATGATAAATCATGGCTGGAATATAAAGATGTTCCAGCCTATGACGAGTGGCAAACGGATTAG
- a CDS encoding pirin family protein yields the protein MSTSTQQRTITRIVAAVDSQDGAGVKLKRSIGKNPASRIDPFLMLDAFSSTNPDDYIAGFPPHPHRGFETVTYMLDGHMIHKDHMGNEGDLRAGGVQWMTAGRGVIHEERPQMTQGLIRGFQLWINLPASEKMKPAAYQNIEPEEIPVITLDNGCTIKVIAGEYQLEDKLASGPIAAGSTQVTYLDIHIPKGEHLSLPVSDSLSAFIYLFEGQAEINKQALSNDNTAVLGSGDSVTIHAPDMGARMLLIAGKAIGEPIAQYGPFVMNSMKEVDQAIEDYQNNTLTN from the coding sequence ATGAGCACCTCTACACAACAAAGAACAATTACTCGCATCGTGGCGGCCGTTGATAGCCAAGATGGCGCAGGTGTAAAGCTTAAGCGCAGTATAGGTAAAAACCCAGCATCGCGTATTGATCCTTTTTTAATGCTTGATGCTTTTTCTTCAACTAATCCGGATGATTATATTGCCGGTTTCCCTCCTCACCCACACCGTGGCTTTGAAACCGTCACCTACATGTTAGATGGCCACATGATCCATAAAGATCACATGGGCAATGAAGGAGACCTGCGTGCAGGTGGTGTGCAATGGATGACGGCTGGCCGAGGCGTTATTCACGAAGAGCGCCCTCAAATGACACAAGGCTTAATTCGTGGCTTTCAATTATGGATTAACTTACCGGCTAGTGAGAAAATGAAACCAGCCGCTTACCAAAATATAGAACCCGAAGAAATACCAGTCATAACACTGGATAATGGCTGCACCATTAAAGTCATTGCGGGTGAATATCAGTTAGAAGATAAACTCGCCAGTGGGCCTATTGCTGCGGGCAGCACACAAGTTACCTACCTTGATATTCATATACCAAAAGGCGAGCACCTTAGCCTACCGGTTAGCGATAGCTTAAGTGCCTTCATTTATCTGTTTGAGGGGCAAGCAGAAATCAACAAACAAGCGCTAAGCAACGATAATACAGCCGTTTTAGGCTCAGGAGACAGCGTTACTATTCACGCACCTGATATGGGCGCAAGAATGTTGTTAATAGCTGGCAAGGCAATAGGTGAACCTATCGCACAATATGGCCCATTTGTCATGAACTCTATGAAGGAAGTGGATCAAGCGATTGAGGATTATCAAAACAATACACTAACAAATTAG
- a CDS encoding glutathione S-transferase family protein, whose product MGLLINGQWHDQWYDTKTNDGEFIRHESQFRHWIAKPSSEKNTNNSNADIPFIAQAGRYHLYASLACPWAHRTLIMRALKGLENIISVDIVHPLMQENGWTFVNDTATTTGDSQHSSDFLYQLYTHEQPNYSGRVTVPVLWDKQQQRIVNNESSEIIRMLNNAFDGLGATQADYYPSALRPEIDQLNSWIYETVNNGVYRAGFATSQQAYDKAATLLFSALDDLEERLSTQRYLVGEQLTEADIRLFTTLIRFDPVYVSHFKCDRKRIADYPALSGYVRDIYQINGIAETVCFDHIKQHYFTSHKMINPTGIIPVGPAFDLNAPHRRDIL is encoded by the coding sequence ATGGGACTGTTAATTAATGGCCAATGGCACGATCAGTGGTATGACACTAAAACGAATGATGGCGAGTTTATTCGCCATGAGTCGCAGTTCCGACATTGGATTGCCAAGCCAAGCTCAGAAAAAAATACAAATAATTCAAATGCAGATATCCCTTTTATAGCACAAGCGGGACGGTATCACTTGTATGCTTCTTTGGCATGCCCTTGGGCCCACCGCACATTAATTATGCGAGCATTAAAAGGATTAGAGAATATTATTAGCGTTGATATTGTCCATCCATTAATGCAAGAGAACGGCTGGACTTTTGTAAATGACACAGCGACAACGACAGGAGACTCACAACACTCATCTGATTTCCTTTATCAGCTTTATACCCATGAGCAACCCAATTATAGCGGTCGAGTAACGGTACCTGTTCTCTGGGATAAGCAACAACAGCGCATCGTCAATAATGAATCATCTGAAATAATACGTATGCTCAACAATGCATTTGATGGCTTGGGCGCAACACAGGCGGACTACTACCCTTCTGCCCTTCGCCCTGAAATTGATCAGCTAAACAGCTGGATATATGAGACTGTTAACAACGGCGTTTATCGCGCAGGTTTTGCCACTAGCCAACAAGCTTATGATAAAGCAGCAACCCTGTTATTTTCAGCTCTTGATGATTTAGAGGAACGCCTTAGCACACAACGATATTTAGTAGGCGAGCAGCTAACAGAAGCAGACATTCGTCTATTCACAACGCTCATACGGTTTGACCCTGTCTATGTCAGCCATTTTAAATGCGACCGTAAGCGTATTGCCGACTACCCAGCACTCTCTGGCTACGTAAGAGACATTTATCAAATAAATGGCATTGCTGAAACCGTCTGCTTTGATCATATCAAACAGCACTATTTCACCAGCCACAAAATGATTAATCCAACCGGCATCATTCCTGTTGGACCAGCGTTTGACCTCAACGCACCCCACAGGAGAGATATCCTATGA
- a CDS encoding LysR family transcriptional regulator — MNTLVTLEQWQALVAVVDSGGYAMAAESLEKSQSSISYAIQKLETSLSIQAFKIEGRKAVLTPAGKTLYRRAKVLLEEAQQMESMAQQFSSGIEAEVKIVVDTLFPEWVLLEAIQEFVTENPMIRIELKETVLSGSDEALSKKEADIVISGSVPSGFLGDPLMQVTFRAVAAPDHPLHQLKRALDYQDLRLHRQLVVKDSGSRGADSGWLGAQQRLTFSHIGTSIRSAVMGLGYAWYPELKIKSELDSGQLKALPLTSGSERSVELYLIYREGSYAGPATLQLGDLINQKVKQAYASANSSIQ, encoded by the coding sequence ATGAATACACTCGTTACTTTAGAGCAGTGGCAAGCTTTAGTGGCTGTAGTTGATAGTGGTGGATATGCGATGGCAGCTGAATCACTGGAGAAAAGCCAATCATCTATTAGTTATGCTATCCAGAAACTTGAGACGAGTTTAAGCATCCAAGCCTTTAAGATTGAAGGGCGCAAAGCAGTATTAACACCCGCTGGGAAAACACTATATCGGCGTGCCAAAGTACTGCTTGAAGAAGCGCAGCAGATGGAGTCGATGGCTCAGCAGTTTTCTTCAGGTATAGAGGCAGAGGTAAAAATAGTGGTTGATACCTTGTTTCCTGAATGGGTTTTATTGGAAGCAATTCAAGAATTCGTGACTGAAAACCCAATGATAAGGATTGAGCTTAAAGAAACGGTATTAAGTGGGTCTGATGAAGCGTTAAGTAAAAAAGAAGCGGATATTGTTATTAGCGGCTCAGTGCCTTCAGGGTTTTTAGGTGATCCCTTAATGCAGGTGACTTTTCGTGCGGTTGCAGCCCCAGATCATCCTCTACATCAGTTAAAGCGTGCATTAGATTATCAAGATTTGCGTTTGCATAGGCAGCTGGTGGTGAAAGACTCGGGGAGTCGTGGGGCTGATTCTGGCTGGCTTGGCGCGCAGCAGCGTTTGACGTTCAGCCATATTGGTACCTCTATACGCAGTGCGGTGATGGGGCTAGGTTATGCTTGGTATCCTGAATTAAAGATCAAAAGTGAGCTGGATAGTGGGCAGTTAAAGGCGCTCCCTCTAACCTCCGGTTCAGAGCGCTCAGTTGAGCTATATCTTATCTACCGTGAGGGAAGTTATGCTGGTCCTGCTACCCTGCAGCTAGGTGATTTGATTAATCAGAAAGTAAAACAAGCATATGCATCCGCAAACTCGTCAATACAATAA
- a CDS encoding methyltransferase domain-containing protein, with translation MSSVREKWNRRYAEKTGSLASVPAAITQGWQQLKPGSVLDLASGDGGSSLYLAQQGFAVTAVDIAEEGLKRLALSAKEHQLSIRTLQCDLDDVQGLKQLGRYDNIVINRFRPSPLLFACLPDLLTLEGKLMLNSFNLRQHQEKGFSERFCLLQGEYLEVTSNFRVEYYRSLEREGDFMDEYLFTREG, from the coding sequence ATGTCATCAGTACGTGAAAAATGGAATCGCCGTTACGCAGAAAAAACTGGATCACTTGCATCCGTACCTGCAGCAATAACACAAGGGTGGCAACAGCTAAAACCCGGTTCAGTATTAGACTTGGCGTCAGGTGATGGAGGATCTTCTTTGTATTTAGCGCAGCAGGGTTTTGCAGTCACTGCTGTAGATATCGCTGAGGAAGGTCTAAAACGCTTAGCACTCAGTGCGAAAGAGCATCAATTATCAATACGTACATTGCAATGTGACCTCGATGATGTGCAGGGATTAAAACAGTTAGGCCGGTATGACAATATTGTCATCAACCGTTTTAGGCCGTCTCCGCTGTTGTTTGCTTGCTTGCCTGATTTGCTTACCTTAGAAGGTAAGTTAATGCTCAATAGTTTTAATCTACGACAGCACCAAGAAAAAGGCTTCTCAGAACGTTTTTGTTTACTGCAAGGTGAATACCTAGAAGTGACATCCAATTTTCGTGTTGAATATTACCGTTCATTAGAGCGCGAGGGTGATTTTATGGATGAGTATTTATTCACACGTGAAGGCTAG